The following are encoded in a window of Rosa chinensis cultivar Old Blush chromosome 4, RchiOBHm-V2, whole genome shotgun sequence genomic DNA:
- the LOC112198361 gene encoding large ribosomal RNA subunit accumulation protein YCED homolog 2, chloroplastic isoform X2 has product MVFREMAEVANLVSARNIKLLCINPANPKSSKAVCSQSFRIRASSKRNDFSLINKKNSRRSVIRISTADGRWHGNWGCDYLLSLQDLRLGDLVEADDGNKKDAQVSVNLSVHKHASFGFSVDGRILTSFTRKCSNCSSPYCRKIDTQFNVWVLSSSRDDNTIQLPEIGGDDPSVIYVKPGNEAELDSLVQDSIRLATSIKG; this is encoded by the exons ATGGTTTTCAGAGAAATGGCAGAAGTTGCTAATTTGGTATCAGCAAGAAATATTAAGCTTCTTTGTATAAACCCAGCAAACCCCAAATCCTCCAAAGCGGTTTGTTCTCAGAGTTTCAGAATCAGAGCTTCTTCAAAAAGAAACGATTTTTCTCTG ATTAACAAAAAGAACAGCAGGCGCAGTGTGATCAGAATATCAACAGCAGATGGGAGATGGCATGGAAATTGGGGTTGTGATTACCTTCTGTCCCTTCAAGACCTGCGTTTGGGAGATTTGGTCGAAGCAGATGATGGAAATAAAAAGGATGCACAAGTTTCAGTCAACCTCTCCGTCCACAAG CATGCTAGTTTTGGCTTCTCTGTTGATGGAAGGATCTTAACATCATTCACCAGAAAATGTAGCAACTGCTCCTCTCCATACTGCAGAAAG ATTGACACACAGTTTAATGTATGGGTTCTGTCATCAAGCAGAGATGACAACACAATTCAACTACCAGAAATCGGTGGCGACGATCCATCA GTGATCTATGTGAAGCCTGGAAATGAAGCGGAACTTGATTCACTGGTACAAGACTCAATACGGCTCGCCACCTCCATAAAG GGATGA
- the LOC112198361 gene encoding large ribosomal RNA subunit accumulation protein YCED homolog 2, chloroplastic isoform X1 produces the protein MVFREMAEVANLVSARNIKLLCINPANPKSSKAVCSQSFRIRASSKRNDFSLINKKNSRRSVIRISTADGRWHGNWGCDYLLSLQDLRLGDLVEADDGNKKDAQVSVNLSVHKHASFGFSVDGRILTSFTRKCSNCSSPYCRKIDTQFNVWVLSSSRDDNTIQLPEIGGDDPSVIYVKPGNEAELDSLVQDSIRLATSIKDTCSELCEKSYPTVQYIGGESRASIDKRWSRLLELKNLL, from the exons ATGGTTTTCAGAGAAATGGCAGAAGTTGCTAATTTGGTATCAGCAAGAAATATTAAGCTTCTTTGTATAAACCCAGCAAACCCCAAATCCTCCAAAGCGGTTTGTTCTCAGAGTTTCAGAATCAGAGCTTCTTCAAAAAGAAACGATTTTTCTCTG ATTAACAAAAAGAACAGCAGGCGCAGTGTGATCAGAATATCAACAGCAGATGGGAGATGGCATGGAAATTGGGGTTGTGATTACCTTCTGTCCCTTCAAGACCTGCGTTTGGGAGATTTGGTCGAAGCAGATGATGGAAATAAAAAGGATGCACAAGTTTCAGTCAACCTCTCCGTCCACAAG CATGCTAGTTTTGGCTTCTCTGTTGATGGAAGGATCTTAACATCATTCACCAGAAAATGTAGCAACTGCTCCTCTCCATACTGCAGAAAG ATTGACACACAGTTTAATGTATGGGTTCTGTCATCAAGCAGAGATGACAACACAATTCAACTACCAGAAATCGGTGGCGACGATCCATCA GTGATCTATGTGAAGCCTGGAAATGAAGCGGAACTTGATTCACTGGTACAAGACTCAATACGGCTCGCCACCTCCATAAAG GATACTTGTTCAGAGCTATGTGAAAAATCTTATCCAACTGTGCAGT